From a region of the Nymphaea colorata isolate Beijing-Zhang1983 unplaced genomic scaffold, ASM883128v2 scaffold0220, whole genome shotgun sequence genome:
- the LOC126409410 gene encoding DNA-directed RNA polymerase subunit beta' has protein sequence MNHNFSSMIDQYKHQQLRIGLVSPKQIRAWANKILPNGEIVGEVTKPYTFHYKTNKPEKDGLFCERIFGPIKSGICACGNYRVIGGEKEEPKFCEQCGVESVDSRIRRYQMGYIKLACPVTHVWYLKRLPSYIANLSDKPLKELEGLVYCDFSFARPIAKKPTFLRLRGSFEYEIQSRKYSIPLFFTTQGFDTFRNREISTGATAIREQLADLDLRIIIDRSLVEWKELGEEGSTGNDWEDRKIGRRKDFLVRRMELAKHFLRTNVEPEWMVLSLLPVLPPELRPIIQIDGGKSMSSDINELYRRVIYRNNTLTDLLTTSRSTPGELVMCQEKLVQEAVDTLLDNGIRGQPMRDGHNKVYKSFSDVIEGKEGRFRETLLGKRVDYSGRSVIVVGPSLSLHQCGLPREIAIELFQTFVIRGLIRQHLASNIGLAKSKIREKEPIVWEILQEVMQGHPVLLNRAPTLHRLGIQAFQPILVEGRAICLHPLVCKGFNADFDGDQMAVHVPLSLEAQAEARLLMFSHTNLLSPAIGDPISVPTQDMLMGLYVLTMGNRRGICANRYNPCNPRNYQNERIDHSNYEYRKGKEPYFCSSYDALGAYRQKGIDLYSTLWLRWRLDQRVIASINREVPIEVQYESLGTYHEIYDHYRVVRSVKKGMLCIYIRTTVGHISFYREIEEAVQGFCRSYSYGT, from the exons ATGAatcataatttttcttctatgaTCGATCAGTATAAACATCAACAACTTCGAATTGGATTAGTTTCTCCTAAACAAATACGTGCTTGGGCCAACAAAATCCTACCGAATGGAGAGATAGTTGGAGAGGTGACAAAACCCtatacttttcattacaaaacCAATAAACCGGAAAAAGATGGGTTgttttgtgaaagaatttttgGACCTATAAAAAGTGGAATTTGTGCTTGTGGAAATTATCGAGTGATCGGgggtgaaaaagaagaaccgAAATTTTGCGAACAATGCGGAGTCGAATCTGTTGATTCTCGGATCCGAAGATATCAAATGGGATACATCAAACTAGCATGCCCGGTGACTCATGTGTGGTATTTGAAACGTCTTCCTAGTTATATCGCGAATCTTTCAGATAAACCTCTTAAGGAATTAGAAGGCCTGGTATACTGCG atttttcttttgctaggCCCATAGCTAAAAAACCTACTTTCTTACGATTACGAGGTTCATtcgaatatgaaatccaatccCGGAAATACAGTATCCCACTTTTTTTTACTACCCAAGGCTTCGATACATTTAGAAATCGAGAAATATCTACCGGAGCTACTGCTATCAGAGAACAATTAGCCGATCTGGATTTGCGAATTATTATAGATCGTTCATTGGTGGAATGGAAGGAATTGGGAGAAGAAGGATCAACCGGGAATGACTGGGAAGATAGAAAAATTGGGAGGAGAAAAGATTTTTTGGTTAGACGCATGGAATTGGCTAAGCATTTTCTTCGAACAAATGTAGAACCAGAATGGATGGTTTTGTCCCTATTACCAGTTCTTCCTCCCGAGTTGAGGCCAATCATTCAGATTGATGGGGGTAAATCAATGAGTTCAGATATTAATGAACTTTATAGAAGAGTTATCTATCGGAACAATACTCTTACCGATCTATTAACAACAAGTAGATCTACGCCGGGGGAATTAGTAATGTGTCAGGAAAAATTGGTACAAGAAGCTGTAGATACACTTCTTGATAATGGGATCCGCGGACAACCAATGAGGGACGGTCACAATAAAGTTTACAAGTCGTTTTCAGATGTAATTGAAGGCAAAGAGGGAAGATTTCGCGAGACTCTACTTGGTAAACGGGTCGATTATTCGGGTCGTTCCGTCATTGTGGTAGGCCCTTCgctttcactgcatcaatgTGGATTACCTCGAGAAATAGCAATAGAGCTTTTTCAGACATTTGTAATTCGTGGTCTAATCAGACAACATCTTGCTTCCAACATAGGACTTGCTAAAAGTAAAATTCGGGAAAAAGAACCCATTGTATGGGAAATACTTCAAGAAGTTATGCAGGGGCATCCTGTATTGCTAAATAGAGCACCCACTTTGCATAGATTAGGCATACAGGCGTTCCAACCTATTTTAGTGGAGGGACGAGCTATTTGTTTACATCCATTGGTTTGTAAGGGATTCAATGCGGACTTCGATGGAGATCAAATGGCTGTTCATGTACCTTTATCTTTGGAAGCTCAAGCAGAAGCTCGTTTACTTATGTTTTCTCATACGAATCTCTTGTCTCCAGCCATTGGGGATCCCATTTCCGTACCCACTCAAGATATGCTTATGGGGCTCTATGTATTAACGATGGGGAATCGTAGAGGTATTTGTGCAAATAGGTATAATCCATGTAACCCCAGAAACTaccaaaatgaaagaattgatCATAGTAATTATGAGTATAGGAAAGGGAAAGAACCCTATTTTTGTAGTTCCTACGATGCACTTGGGGCTTATCGGCAGAAAGGGATCGATTTATATAGTACTTTATGGCTACGGTGGCGACTAGATCAACGTGTCATTGCCTCAATAAATAGAGAAGTTCCCATCGAAGTTCAATATGAATCTTTGGGCACTTATCATGAGATTTATGATCACTATCGAGTAGTAAGAAGTGTAAAAAAAGGAATGCTTTGTATATACATTCGAACTACTGTTGGCCATATTTCCTTTTATCGAGAAATAGAAGAAGCCGTACAGGGGTTTTGTCGGTCCTATTCATATGGTACCTGA
- the LOC126409409 gene encoding 30S ribosomal protein S2, chloroplastic, which translates to MTRRYWNIHLEEMMEAGVHFGHGTRKWNPRMAPYISAKRKGIHITNLTRTARFLSEACDLVFDAASRGKHFLIVGTKDKAADSVASAAIRARCHYVNKKWLGGMSTNWSTTETRLQKFRDLRVRAEMGQLSRLPKRDAAILKRQLSHFQTYLGGIKYMTGLPDIVIIIDQQEEYTALRECVTLGIPTICLIDTNCDPDLADIPIPANDDAIASIRLILNKLVSAICQGRSSYIRSR; encoded by the coding sequence ATGACAAGAAGATATTGGAACATCCATTTGGAAGAGATGATGGAAGCGGGGGTTCATTTTGGTCATGGTACTAGGAAATGGAATCCTAGAATGGCACCTTACATCTCTGCAAAGCGTAAAGGTATTCATATTACAAATCTTACGAGAACTGCTCGTTTTTTATCAGAAGCCTGTGATTTAGTTTTTGACGCAGCAAGTAGAGGAAAACACTTCCTAATAGTTGGTACGAAAGATAAGGCAGCTGATTCGGTAGCATCAGCTGCAATAAGGGCTCGGTGTcattatgtcaataaaaaatggCTCGGTGGTATGTCAACGAATTGGTCCACTACGGAAACGAGGCTTCAGAAGTTCAGGGACTTGAGAGTGAGAGCCGAGATGGGGCAACTCAGTCGTCTCCCGAAACGGGATGCAGCAATATTGAAGAGACAATTATCTCACTTTCAAACATATCTGGGCGGTATCAAATATATGACGGGGTTACCCGATATTGTAATCATCATTGATCAGCAAGAAGAATATACGGCCCTTCGAGAATGCGTCACTTTGGGTATTCCAACTATTTGTTTAATCGATACAAATTGTGATCCAGATCTCGCAGATATTCCGATTCCAGCCAACGATGACGCTATAGCTTCCATCCGATTGATTCTTAACAAATTAGTATCCGCAATTTGTCAGGGACGTTCTAGCTATATAAGAAGTCGTTGA
- the LOC126409407 gene encoding DNA-directed RNA polymerase subunit beta'' yields the protein MEVLMAERADLVFHNKVIDGTAMKRLISRLIDHFGIAYTSHILDQVKTLGFQQATATSISLGIDDLLTTPSKRWLVQDAEQQSLILEKHHHYGNVHAVEKLRQSIEIWYATSEYLRQEMNLNFKMTDPSNPVHIMSYSGARGNASQVHQLVGMRGLMSDPQGQMIDLPIQSNLREGLSLTEYTISCYGARKGVVDTAVRTSDAGYLTRRLVEVVQHIVVRRTDCGSTRGISVSLRKGMTERILIQTLIGRVLANDVYLGLRCIATRNQDIGIGLVNRFMTSRAQPIYIRTPFTCRSASWICRLCYGRSPTHGDLVELGEAVGIIAGQSIGEPGTQLTLRTFHTGGVFTGGTAEHVRAPSNGKIKFNEDLVHPTRTRHGHPAFLCYVDLYVTIESQDIIHSVNIPPKSFLLVQNDQYVESEQVIAEIRAGTSTFHFKERVRKHIYSDSEGEMHWSTGVYHAPEYTHGNVHFLPKTSHLWILSGGPCKSSLVPFSLHKDQDQMNVQSLSVQERSISDFSVNNNRVRHKLFGSDPLARKGRRISDYAAGSERVISKGDGDFIYPAILQENSYLLAKRRRNRFIIPFQYDPEREKELTPHSSTSITVEIPANGILRRNSILAYFDDPRYRRSSSGITKYGIIEVDSIVKKEGLIEYRRPKESRPKYQMKVDRFFVIPEEVHILPGSSSIMVRNNSIIGVDTRITFNTRSQIGGLVRIEKKKKKIELKIFSGGIHFPGETDKISRHIGILIPPGARKKMDKGSKGKNWEGKNWVYVQRITPIKKKYFVSVRPVVTYEIADGINLVTLFPGDMLQEKDNLRLQVVNYILYGDGKPIRGISHTSIQLVRTCLVLNLDQDRKGSIEKVQASSAEVRANDLIRYFIRIELVKSPILYTGKRNDRPGSVIPDTGSYCANTNLFSSKVKIQSLSQHQGTVRTFLNRNKEGQSLIVFSSSNCSRINVSKYHNVTKESIKEKEDTPIPILNLLGPLGTVPKIHNFSPSYHSITHNEILLNKYLILDNNNPKQTFQLLKYYLVDENGRISNANPCSDIIFNLFGSCFLPHDYCEETSTTRIMSLGQFICENVCLSKHGTRIKSGQVIMVYLDSFIIRSAKPYLATRGATVHGDYGEIFYEGDTLVTFIYEKSRSGDITHGLPKVEQVLEVRSIDSISMNLEKRVEGWNEHITGILGIPWGFLIGAELTIAQSRISLVNKIQKVYRSQGVQIHNKHIEIIVRQITSKVLVSEDGMSNVFSPGELIGLLRAERAGRALEEAICYRAVLLGITRASLNTQSFISEASFQETARVLAKAALRGRIDWLKGLKENVVLGGMIPVGTGFKRFVHRSREYNNIPLEIQKKNFFGGEMRDILFHHRELFCSCIPKPKSFHNTSEQPFYAMGSNPIVHKSGFIIS from the coding sequence ATGGAGGTACTTATGGCAGAACGGGCCGATCTGGTCTTTCACAATAAAGTGATAGATGGAACTGCCATGAAACGGCTTATTAGCAGATTAATAGATCATTTCGGAATAGCCTATACATCACACATTCTGGATCAAGTAAAAACTCTGGGTTTTCAGCAAGCCACCGCTACATCCATTTCATTAGGAATTGATGATCTTTTAACAACACCTTCTAAGAGATGGTTAGTCCAAGATGCTGAACAACaaagtttgattttggaaaagcaCCATCATTATGGGAATGTACATGCGGTAGAAAAATTACGTCAATCAATCGAGATATGGTATGCCACAAGTGAATATTTGAGACAAGAaatgaatcttaattttaagaTGACTGATCCTTCAAATCCAGTTCATATAATGTCCTATTCTGGAGCTAGAGGAAATGCATCTCAGGTCCACCAATTAGTAGGTATGAGAGGATTAATGTCAGATCCCCAAGGACAAATGATTGATTTACCCATTCAAAGCAATTTACGCGAAGGACTTTCTTTAACGGAATATACAATTTCCTGCTACGGAGCCCGCAAAGGAGTTGTGGATACTGCTGTACGAACGTCAGACGCTGGATACCTCACGCGTAGACTTGTTGAAGTAGTTCAACATATTGTTGTACGTAGAACGGATTGTGGAAGTACCCGAGGTATTTCCGTGAGTCTTCGAAAGGGGATGACGGAAAGAATTTTGATCCAAACGCTAATAGGTCGCGTATTAGCAAACGATGTATATCTAGGTCTACGATGCATTGCTACCAGAAATCAAGATATTGGGATTGGGCTTGTCAATCGATTCATGACCTCTCGGGCGCAGCCAATATATATTCGAACTCCCTTCACTTGCCGAAGTGCATCTTGGATCTGTCGATTATGCTATGGTCGGAGTCCCACTCATGGTGACCTGGTTGAATTGGGAGAAGCAGTAGGTATTATTGCGGGTCAATCCATTGGAGAACCAGGGACTCAACTAACATTAAGAACTTTTCATACCGGTGGAGTATTCACAGGTGGTACTGCGGAACATGTACGAGCTCCTtctaatggaaaaatcaaattcaatgagGATTTGGTTCATCCCACACGCACACGTCATGGACATCCTGCCTTTCTCTGCTATGTAGACCTATATGTGACTATTGAGAGTCAGGATATTATACATAGTGTGAATATTCcaccaaaaagttttcttttggttcaaaaTGATCAATATGTGGAATCAGAACAAGTGATTGCTGAGATTCGTGCTGGAACATCCACTTTCCATTTTAAAGAGAGGGTTCGAAAACATATTTATTCTGACTCAGAGGGAGAAATGCATTGGAGTACCGGTGTGTACCATGCACCTGAATATACACACGGTAATGTTCATTTCTTACCCAAAACAAGTCATTTATGGATCTTATCGGGGGGTCCGTGCAAATCCAGTCTAGTGCCTTTTTCACTCCACAAGGatcaagatcaaatgaatgttcaaTCTCTTTCTGTCCAAGAGAGATCCATTTCTGACTTCTCGGTGAATAATAATCGAGTGAGACACAAATTGTTTGGCTCGGATCCCCTGGCGAGAAAAGGGCGAAGGATTTCTGATTATGCAGCAGGATCTGAGCGAGTCATATCCAAAGGTGATGGGGATTTCATATATCCCGCCATTCTCCAAGAGAATTCTTATTTATTGGCGAAGAGGCGAAGAAATAGATTCATCATACCATTCCAATATGATCCGGAACGGGAGAAGGAATTAACGCCTCATTCTAGTACTAGTATCACGGTTGAAATACCCGCAAATGGTATTTTACGTAGAAATAGTATTCTTGCTTATTTCGACGATCCACGATACAGAAGAAGCAGTTCGGGAATTACCAAATATGGCATCATAGAGGTCGATTCAATCGTCAAAAAAGAGGGTCTGATTGAGTATCGAAGACCAAAAGAATCTAGACCGAAATACCAAATGAAAGTAGATCGATTTTTTGTCATTCCCGAAGAAGTCCATATCTTGCCCGGGTCTTCATCCATAATGGTACGGAACAATAGTATCATTGGAGTAGATACACGAATTACGTTTAATACAAGAAGCCAAATAGGTGGATTGGtccgaatagaaaaaaaaaaaaaaaagattgaactgAAAATCTTTTCTGGAGGTATCCATTTTCCTGGAGAAACAGATAAGATATCCCGACACATTGGGATCTTGATACCACcaggagcaagaaaaaaaatggataagggATCAAAGGGGAAAAATTGGGAAGGGAAAAATTGGGTCTATGTCCAACGGATCACAcctatcaagaaaaaatattttgtttcagtACGACCCGTAGTGACATATGAAATAGCTGATGGGATAAATCTAGTAACGCTTTTCCCTGGGGATATGTTACAGGAAAAGGATAATTTGCGACTCCAAGTTGTCAATTATATCCTTTATGGGGATGGCAAACCAATTCGAGGAATTTCCCATACAAGTATTCAATTGGTTCGTACTTGTTTAGTATTGAATTTGGACCAAGACAGAAAAGGTTCTATAGAAAAGGTTCAGGCTTCTTCTGCTGAAGTAAGGGCAAATGATCTGATTCGATATTTCATAAGAATTGAATTGGTGAAGTCTCCTATTTTGTATACCGGAAAGAGGAATGATAGACCAGGTTCAGTGATTCCTGATACTGGGTCATATTGCGCCAATACcaatcttttttcttccaaggtTAAAATTCAATCACTTAGTCAACATCAAGGAACCGTTCGTACATTTCTTAATAGAAATAAAGAAGGCCAATCTCTTATagttttttcatcatctaattgtTCTCGCATCAATGTTTCGAAATATCACAATGTGACCAAAgaatcaattaaagaaaaagaggatacCCCGATTCCAATTCTTAATTTGTTGGGTCCCTTAGGTACTGTacctaaaattcataatttttccccATCTTATCATTCAATAACTCATAATGAGatcttgttaaataaatatttaatactGGATAATAATAATCCAAAACAGACTTTCCAACTACTTAAGTATTATTTAGTGGACGAAAACGGGAGAATCTCTAATGCAAATCCATGCAGTGACATCATTTTTAATCTATTCGGTTCGTGCTTTCTCCCTCACGATTATTGTGAGGAGACATCCACAACCAGAATAATGAGCCTCGGACAGtttatttgtgaaaatgtaTGTCTATCCAAACACGGAACACGCATAAAATCTGGTCAAGTTATAATGGTTTATCTTGACTCTTTCATAATAAGATCAGCTAAACCCTATTTGGCGACCCGAGGAGCAACCGTTCATGGTGATTATGGAGAAATCTTTTACGAAGGAGATACATTagttacatttatatatgaaaaatcgaGATCTGGTGATATAACTCACGGCCTTCCAAAGGTTGAACAAGTGTTAGAAGTTCgttcgattgattcaatatcGATGAACCTAGAAAAAAGGGTTGAAGGTTGGAACGAACATATAACAGGAATTCTTGGAATTCCTTGGGGATTCCTGATTGGTGCTGAACTCACCATAGCGCAAAGTCGTATTTCTTTGGTTAATAAGATCCAAAAGGTTTATCGATCCCAGGGGGTACAGATTCAtaataagcatatagagattatTGTAcgacaaataacatcaaaagtGTTGGTTTCAGAAGATGGAATGTCTAATGTTTTTTCACCCGGGGAACTAATCGGATTGTTGCGAGCAGAACGAGCAGGTCGTGCTTTGGAAGAGGCTATTTGTTACCGAGCCGTCTTATTGGGAATAACGAGAGCATCTCTGAATACTCAAAGTTTCATATCAGAAGCTAGTTTTCAGGAAACCGCTCGAGTTTTAGCAAAAGCCGCTCTCCGGGGTCGTATTGATTGGTTGAAAGGTCTGAAAGAGAATGTTGTTCTGGGGGGGATGATACCCGTTGGTACCGGATTCAAACGATTCGTTCACCGTTCAAGGGAATACAACAACATTCCTTtggaaatacaaaagaagaattttttcgGGGGGGAAATGAGAGATATTCTGTTCCACCACAGAGAattattttgttcttgcatCCCAAAGCCAAAGAGTTTCCATAATACATCAGAACAACCATTCTATGCTATGGGATCTAATCCAATCGTTCATAAGAGCGGATTCATTATTAGCTAA